GGTGGATCCGTCGTAGCACTGGAAAATGACAACCAAAGTGATGCCCAAGAAAATGAATGTGACACGATTATTAAAAACGGCACGGTGATGGACGGGACAGGCCAATCCAGTGATGAAGCGGACGTTGGGATTCGAAACGGATACATTTATCAGGTTGGGTGCCTGGATGAAGCCAACGCTGCAAACATGAAGTCGGTTTAGAAGGGAATATCGTCGCACCGGGATTTATTGATATTCACATTCATGCCGATTTCGAAGCGTTGCAAACGGCGACTAGCTCGTTAACGTAAGCATATGGGAGGCTTTGAGGATCTCCTTGACCATCAACAAGAGTTGATCACCGAGGAGCGTATGACATTTTAAGCGCCCAGGAGGGTGGAAAGGAGAGGGTGAAATGCGCAGAAAAATAAGCATTTCAGTCCGTCTGTTCGCGGTAACTTATTTATTAATTTTCATCGGCGTTTTAGTAACTTCACCGACATCGGCGACTTTCGAAGACATGGAATCACTTGAAGGTGATCTTTCAACGACCGATTCATTTGGAGAAGAGGACGATAAAGATGCCGACAGCGCTGATGATAAGGATGAGGACTCGGAAGCGGAGGATGACGAAGTTGGTTCGGACGAGGGAGACGAAGAACAATAGGGTACTAATGATTTTAATATCACCAATCAACGTAATATCACAAAATTACAAAACTAAAACGAGGGTGATAAATACGTATGTGGCATGTCACGAGGAAAGTCATCAGCGGCTTTACAACAGTTTTATTGTTTACGTTACTTGTTGTCACCTTATTCGCGGTTATTTCCAGCCAGGCGGCTGATGGTGAACCGAATATCTTTGGGTATGAACTAAAAACGGTTTTATCAGGTTCCATGGAACCGGAGATTCAAACCGGATCGATGATTGCGATTGAACCAACTGAGAACCCGACCCAGTTTGAGCAAGGGGATGTCATCACTTTTACTAATCCTGATGACAATCTGGTCACCCATAGGGTTCACGAAGTAGAGAACGATGGCGAGCAATACATTACCAAAGGGGATAACAACAACTCAACGGATTCTGAACCGGTAATCGCTGAAAATATCGTTGGCGAATACACAGGGGTAACCGTTCCGTTTGTCGGTTACGCGTTTGTTTTTGCTACCTCGGAGCAGGGAGCAGTGCTGTTATTAATTTTACCCGGTGTTTTGTTGCTGGCTTATTCCGCATTCACCATCTGGCGCGGTTTGCGACAGATCGAACCGTCGAAGAAAAAGGAAGAATCGGTGTCGCCGCCCCGTCAGGAGTAACTCCGAACCTGACGAGGCGTTCACATAAAATTTCACAAGGGGGAATCCATAATGGGGGTCAAACAACAGCTTGGTATGGGTGTTACAACAGCCGTTCTCGGTTTGACATTAATCGGAGGAGGTACATTCGCGTATTTTAGCGACAGTGTCGAAACGAACAATACGTTCGCGGCAGGGACGCTTGATTTGTCAGCGGAACCGACGGAGATCATTGACGTGGATAACTTGCAACCCGGGGATACAATGATTCGTGATTTTGAATTGCAGAACAACGGGTCATTGGATATTGATACGGTGACGTTGGAAACCGACTACACGGTGATTGATGCAGAAGGCGATAATACACACGATTTCGGGGAATTTATCGAGGTGGAATTTTTGTATAACGCCGACAATTTGGACGAAGTGATTTTCGAAACGACCTTGAGTGAATTCCAGGACATGGAACCGGAAGCGATCAGTGAGCACGTGTTCTATCCTGAGTTGGGCGATGACGGCCTGCCGGTCGATGAGTCCCACGACCTCGTCGTGCAGTTTAACTTCACAAGCGACGATGACGTAGACATGAACCAGTTCCAGGGCGAGGCTTTAGAGCTAGAGTGGACGTTTACAGCTACACAAACCGAAGGGGAGGAACAATAAATGGCTAAAAAATGGACGAGCAGTTTGTCGATGACTTTAATCGCGTCACTCGTTATGTCGAGTGGAGCTTTAGCCAACTCCGGGACTCCGAGTGATGAGGTTCCGGAAGAAAACAGTGAAAATTCAAGAATTTTATATCAAGATGACGCAGATGTGTCCGTGCAAATGCAGCGTTCCGTCGAAAACCAGAAAAGCAACGCTGATTCAGCCAAACGTTTTTTGGAAGCCAACAAAGATCTTTTTGATATGGCGAATCCCCTACAGGATATGGAAGTGCTTGAAGAACAAACCGATGACGAGGGGATGACCCATATTCGTCTGCAACAAACGAAAAATGGGATTCCGGTCGAGGGACATGAAGTGATTGTCCATTTTGATAAAGACGATAACGTCGACTCGGTTAATGGGCATTTCAATGCGCAAGTGGATGAGATGGATGTGGTTACAAGTAGTGCCACGTTGCAAGAGGAAGAAGCGATCGAAAACGCTCGCGAAGCTGTTGTTGCGCCTGAGGATTTGGAAGAAGGTCCTGAAATCGAACTCGTGTATTATCCATTGGGGGATGATGCCCACCTCGCTTATAAAGTGAACATTACTTACAGGACGGAGGATCCGGGCAATTGGTTTGTTTTTATTGACGCCGGCACAGGTGAAGTGCTTGATCAGTACAATACCATTTCCCATATGGCAGAGGCGGCCGGGTTGGAAGATGAAGAATTGCAAAATGAGGAAAATAAACAAGCAGACGCCTCATCATCTGTATCTAATGCTGAACCGGACCCTGGCGCGTATCAATCCGCAACCGGTCCCGGCATAGGTGTTCATGGTGAGCATCGCGTACTGAACATTTCGCATAAAGCAGCAGCCAATGGACCAGGCAGAACCTTCAGCTTATTTGATTTTTCCATTCCTAATTTGGATGGCATCTTGACTTATGACGCAGAGGAAGATTTCTCTTTGCCGGGTGTGCCTTATTCCAATGTCGGTGCTGCTTTTGACTTAAGAGATGAATCCCACGCGGCCGCGGTAGATGCTCATTACAATTCAACCACAGTTTATGAATATTTCTTGGAAGAGCATGGCCGCAACTCCATCGATAATGAAGGGATGGCGCTTGTGTCGACCGTGCATTACGGCGAGGATTTTGCTAACGCTTTTTGGGACGGGAGCCAAATGACCTATGGTGACGGGGACGATGAGTTTTTTATTCCTTTGTCAGCCGGTCTGGATGTCGCCGCTCATGAAATCACTCATGGGGTCACCGAGCATACAGCGGGCCTCGTTTATCGCTTCCAATCCGGCGCGGTAAATGAAGCCATGTCCGACATATTCGGTGTTTTGGTTGATGATTCCAGCTGGCATGTCGGGGACGATGTCATGGCACCGGCTGCGATCGAGGATGGTCGTTTTGCATTGCGCAGTCTAGAAGATCCTGGTCTGTTCGACGTCGATGAGGCGTATTGGGAGCATGGTGATGGTTCAGGCGCGTATCCTTCCCACATGGATGAATATTACGACTTACCGATTGAACTGGATAACGGTGGTGTTCATACCAATTCCTCCATTATCAATCATGCGGCCTATTTGATCGGACAAGAAATCGGTCGTGAAGACCTTGGGCAAATTGCTTATCGGGCTTTAACGACGTATTTAACACCGATGTCTGATTTTGACGATACCCGTTTTGCCTTCGTCCAGTCAGCGATTGATCTCTACGGAGAAGATAGTGACCAAGCTGAAGCTACCGGAGATGGTTTTGATGGTGTAGGGATCGAGTAAAAGGAAGCTCTGTGATCGTCGTCAAATGCTAAGATAATCTGGCATTTTCCGAAGATATCTGGCACTTTTCCCATTCATTCTGGTATTTTCCCAATTTCCCAGGATGAGCGTCTCACAAACTATGGCTACTCAAAAGTAGGGAGGTATATCTAATGATTGGAAAACACTGGCGTCCGGGGATGGCCATAGCAACATCGTTTATGCTTGTCGCTTCGACAGCTCTCACGGATCTCGGTACGGATAAAACTGCCGCTGCCGAGGATCCGTTGGTTGATGAAGGTGAAGATGGCATGGTGTCGACGTCTCATGCTCTGGCCTCTGAAGTCGGCGAAGATATGTTGACAAGAAACGCGAATGCGGTTGATACCGCCATTGCCGTTCATTTTGCCTTGAATGTTGTGGAACCGATGATGTCTGGCATGGGTGGCGGCGGTTTCATGATGGTTTATGATGCCGAAGAAGACGATACGACGATCGTGAACAGTCGTGAACGAGCGCCTGCTGGTGCGGAGCCGGATATGTTCCTGGACGAAGACGGCAATGAAATTCCTTTTCAAGAAAGAGTGACTAGTGGCGATTCGGTGGGAGTCCCAGGCACCCTGGATGGCCTGATGACGGCCAGTGAAAAATGGGGGCACCTGGACTTCGAAACACTGATGGAACCAGCCATTGAATTAGCCGATGAAGGCTTTGAAATCGACGGAGAGTTAGCAGGCGCGATCGATAGTAACCGGGATAAATTATCGCAAAGCGCGGCCGAGGATGTCTTTTTACCTGAAGGCGAGCCTTTACAGGAAGGGGATCACCTCGTCCAGGAAGACTTGGCTGATACGATGCAACTCATTCAAAACGAAGGTCTGGATGCGTTTTATGATGGTGAAGTCGGACAAGCCATCGCCGATACCGTCCAGGAGTTCGACGGAAGCATGACGATGGAGGACATTCGCAACTATGAAGCGGACATCGACGAACCGGTATGGGGAGAATATCAAGGGTATGACATCGCGAGCATGCCTCCGCCGAGTTCAGGTGGTTTGACCTTATTACAAATGCTCGCTCTTCTGGAGGATTTTGACGTTGGACAGTATGGAAGCCAGGACGCGGAGCGTTATCATCTATTGGCGGAAGTGATGCGTCTCGGTTATGCCGATCGGGGTGAGTATATGGGCGATCCCGAGTTTGTGGACGTTCCTTTTACAGGGCTGTTGCATCCTGAGTACATTGAGCAGCGTAGTGCTTTGATCTACCCTGATGAAGCCAATGAAGACGTGGAACCCGGTGATCCTTGGGCCTATGAGGATCAGGAACCAAGCCATGGATCCGTTGAGGTGGAAGAAAGAGAAGGAACGGGCGAGACCACTCATTTTACAATTACGGACCAATGGGGCAACATGGTCAGCTACACGAGCACAATCGAGCAGGTCTTTGGCTCGGGCATCATGGTTCCCGACTACGGGATTCTGCTGAACAATGAATTGACGGATTTTGACGCAACCCCCGGCGGGGCCAATGAAGTGGAACCTAACAAAAGACCATTGAGCAGCATGACCCCAACGATTGTCTTTGATGACGGCGAACCGTATATGAGTGCCGGTTCACCGGGAGGAACAACAATTATTAACGCAGTATTTAACGTCGTCAACAACGTCATTGACCATGACATGGGCCTACAGGAAGCCATCGAGGCGCCCCGTATTCACAGCATGGATTATCCCAATATCAGTTGGGAGGAAGGGGTTCCTCAAGGTGCTCGTGACGAGCTGGAGGCGCTCGGCCATGAATTTGACGAGAACCCCAGCAGTCTTGGCAACGTCCAAAGCATCATGGTCAATCACGATGATGGTGTCTTTGAAGGGGTAGCGGATAGTAATCGAAAAGGCGCGGCTATCGGATTTACATTGGACAGTGCGTCTATGATAAACCTCGTTAATCGTTTTGAAGATGAAGGTGAATTTGAAAATGAAGAAACGGCACGTGATTTACTCCTTCATTTAACATCCATCAATCATTACGAAAATCAAGGAGACGATGAAAAGGTCATCCGGCACATGGAAGAAGGATTTAACGATTTGCTGAATCATCAAAACGAAAATGGGCTCATTTCGGAGGAAGCGCATGATATTTTACAAGCGCAAGCAGATCGCTTGATTGAAAAATTACAGTGATAACCTTAAAAAAAGGGGAGGTTTACATGGGGAAAAAAGTCGTTTGTTTGGCCGCAAGTACACTGCTAATTTTTTCAGCTTTTCCGGCTAAATCCTCTGCGGATGCGCCGGATATCCACTTTGACTCTACCATCGTGGACAGCCATATAGACACGTATATGCATGCGTTAGACGAAAAGACTTGGCTTCCCGAAACCGATATCGGGAAGGAAACATCCTTCGACTTTGACATTCCAAAGGCGCAAGCGGGTGGATTAGACGTCCCATATATGGCAGCCTATACACCCGGATACTATGAAAATACGCCTCGCAGCATCAGTGAAACGTTAGCAAAAATTAATGCTCTTTATTGGACGGAAGATAACAATCCGGACGATCTGACTGTCACCTCTTCTTATGACGACATCATGCAAGCGGTACAGGATGATAAAATCGCGGCCGTTCCGACGATCGAAGGCGGATATTCCATGGAAGAGGAGAACGCGATTGAGTTGTTGCACCAATACGATGACCTTGGTGTAAAAGCACTTGGCTTTACTTGGAACACGTCCAATGCCCTCGGCGAGGGTGCGGATCGAGTATATAACGATCCGGAGGAAACTCCATCGGAAGGTGGGTTAACGGAACTGGGCGAGGAAGTCGCCAAGGAAATGAACGAACTCGGAATGATGATTGATGTCTCCCATATGGCGAGAACAACGTTCTGGGATGTGATCGAAGCTTCTGAAGATCCGATTATTGCCAGTCATTCGGGTGTGAAGGAATTGCGTGACCATCAGCGAAATCTCACTGATGAACAGATGGAAGCACTAGCCGATAACGGGGGTGTGCTAGGCATTGTCTTTTATCCTGTATTTTTAACAGAGGATACAGAAGGTTACGTGGACGATGTCGTTGACCATATCGATTATGCCGTTGATGTGATGGGTGTTGATCACGTCGCGTTAGGCTCGGATTTTGATGGCGCAGCCATGCCGGCAGACTTACAAGATGCCTCTGAATTATCCAAAATTACAGAAGAACTGGAGAATCGGAACTATTCAGAAGAGAACATCGAGAAAATATTAGGTCAAAACCATTTGCGGGTTATGGAAGAGGTTGATCAGGAGAAGGAAGCTGTCGACACAGGTCTAAGCCTAACACCTTCTATTGAGATGGGCGGAAAAGTGGGCGATAACACGCCTGTCTTGGAAGCAGAGGTAGAGGGCGAAACAGCGGATGAAAGCAGCTATAATGCCATTGTTGATGGCATTGAATATGAACCTGAGTTTGACGCGGAAACATCGACCGTATCCCTAGAAGTGGATGAGCCGTTAAAGGAACGTTTCCATGTAGTCACTTTTGAAGCAGAAACCGAAAGCGGTGAAACGGAAAGAGAAACAACCATCTTCTACGTCGACGCAAGCGTGGATAATATGCAAACACTTGTTGAGCATTTTGAAGAAGAAGGCGAATTTGAAAACGGACAGACGGCCCAAACACTTGACCGTCATTTGACAGCAGTCGGCCATTATGAAGATCAGGGCGCAAAGGAAAAAGCAAGCCAACATATGAAAGGCTTAAAGGATATGCTGGATCACCAGCATGAGCAAGTGCTGATTACCGAACACGCGTATAGTGTGCTCACGAATGAAGCGGATGTGCTTATTGACGAATGGCCATAAGAGTATGGTGGTATCGCCTTTGGTGGCATTCACATATCAAAATTTTTAAGGGAGGATTTCAAAATGGGTATCAAACAACAACTAGGCATGGGTGTGACGACGGCGGTTCTCGGATTGACATTGATTGGAGGAGGTACGTTCGCATATTTTAGCGACAGTGCTGAAACGGATAATACATTCGCGGCCGGGACGTTGGATTTAGACGCAGAACCGACGGAAATCATCGATGTGGACAACCTCCAACCCGGAGACACGATGATTCGTGATTTTGAACTCCAAAACAACGGTTCATTGGATATTGACGCCGTAACGCTTGAAACCGACTATACGGTCATTGATCAAGAAGGGGATAATACTGCAGATTTTGGGGAATTTATTGAGGTGGAATTTTTGTATAACGCAGATAACCTAGATGAAGTTATTTTCCAAACCACATTGAGTGAACTTCAGGATATGGAACCGGAAACGATCAGTGAGCACGTATTCTATCCGGAACTTGGAGATGACGGATTGGCTGTCGACGAGTCCCATGATCTTGTTGTTCAATTCAACTTCGTCAGTGACGTGGAAGAAGAATTGAACCAATTCCAGGGAGATGCTTTAGAGCTTGAATGGACGTTTACAGCTACGCAAACCGATGGTGAAGAAAGATAATGAACAATAAAGAGCTGCACCACATCCGGTCAGCTCTTTTTCGAAAAAAATGAAGATCATGGAGAGGGATTAGTTATGCGGATCGCTTATTGGGTGACACCGATGGCCCTGTGCCTGGCATTAATGTTGATGATGAATCCAATGGCGGATACGTATGCGGATGAATTAATCGAAAAGCCCGATGGAATGTTTACGATGACCATATACCATACAAACGATCAACATGGACACACGGAAATGTATCCACAAATGATACCGACATTAAATGAGGCAAAGGAGGAACATGGAGATGGTTTATTGCTTTATGCCGGTGATGTGTTTTCCGGAACGTTGTATTTTAATGAATTCCATGGCCAGGACTCGGTGGCATTTATGAATGAGATGGGCTACGACGCATTCGTGCCCGGGAACCATGAATTTGATCTCGGAGACGTGGAGGACGGCCATCCGGAACTGGCTGCATTCTTTGAAGTGGCTGATTTCCCTATTCTAGGCGCCAATATGGATTTCTCTGAAGACGAAAGACTTGGAGACTTGGGAATGGAAGGCGTTTCCGATAAAGCGGAGGTTGGAATGATTCACGATGGAATTATTCTGGAACATAAAGGTGAAGACATTGGGCTCTTTGGGCTCAGCACCGAAGATACGCGTCATATCTCCAGCCCAATGGATGTGTCGTTTCACGATTACGTCGAGACCGCTCAGGCCATGGTAGATCAATTTGAAGCGGAAGGGATCGATAAAATCATCGCCCTGACACACCTTGGTTACGACAATGATCTTCTTCTCGCTCAACAGGTAGAGAGCATCGATGTGATCGTCGGTGGACACAGCCATACGGAAGTCGATCCGCCAACTGTCGTTACAGAGAATGAAGATGGGGAGGACATCGAACCTACCGTTGTTGGCCAGGCCGGAAAGCATGGCGAGCATATCGGTTGGATGAACGTCACCTTTGATGAAAATGATGATGTTATTGAGGTCGATGGGGAACTTTTCGCAACGGAAGACCGAGATCCTGACCCTGAGGCTGAAAAAATGCTTGAACCTTATCAGGAGCAAATCGAGGAATTGCAAAACGAAGAAATAGGGGCCACTGTCGTTAACGACCTACCTAACCCCCGCCATGGAGGCGGGAATGAAGAAAGCGTTCGTGCCAATGAAACAGCGCTTGGCAACTTGATCACGGACGGGCAATTAACGGCCGCTCGGAAAATCGATGAAGATGTGGTGATGGCCTTACAAAATGGCGGCGGTATTCGCACAGGGATGACAGCCGGTGATGTCACCGTCGCTGAGACGATCAATGTGCTGCCGTTCGTCAAACGCCTCACGTTGCTCGATGTGTCCGGGGAAGAACTGATCGAGGCGTTCGAAACGAGTGTGTCTGATAGCCCTCAGGAGAACGGCGGTTTTTTGCATGTCTCTGACGGCACACGCCTCACGTTTGATAGCGGGCAAGCCTCCGGTGAACGAGTGGTATCGCTTGAAGTCGAAGTGGATGGGGAATATGAACGCATTGAAGCGGACGAGCAATACACCGTGGCCACGAACAACTTTACCGCCGCAGGCGGTGATGGATATGAAGAGTTTGCCGAAGCTTACAAAGACGGCCGCGGCACAATCGTCGGCGATACGGACTGGGAAATGCTCCGCGACTACATGGCTGAACTGGGCGAAGTGGATTACGAAGTCGAGGGACGGATCCAGGACGTTGTTTCTGAAGATGAATAAACAGTTGTATTTTGAGGCTTTCGCGTGAAAAAGGATGAGTTCGGACACAGACGGGAGTATGATGGTAAAAGTGTCCGAACGAAGGGTGAGATCGGACATATTTGCGGATAAAGACACGGCAAATGTCCGAATATTCGATGTATTGTGTTCGAACCACAAGAAAGGTGATTTTCATTTCCTTTTTCTACTAAAATATGAAAATACATGAGGAGGATTTTCATGAAAAGTGCGTATTGGCTGATAGGTTCTGCTTTATTGCTCACCGCTAGTCCAATGGCAGGAGTGTCGGCACAAGAAAATGAAGAACCACCGACGACCGGGTTTGAGGAT
The Salicibibacter kimchii DNA segment above includes these coding regions:
- a CDS encoding dipeptidase, producing the protein MGKKVVCLAASTLLIFSAFPAKSSADAPDIHFDSTIVDSHIDTYMHALDEKTWLPETDIGKETSFDFDIPKAQAGGLDVPYMAAYTPGYYENTPRSISETLAKINALYWTEDNNPDDLTVTSSYDDIMQAVQDDKIAAVPTIEGGYSMEEENAIELLHQYDDLGVKALGFTWNTSNALGEGADRVYNDPEETPSEGGLTELGEEVAKEMNELGMMIDVSHMARTTFWDVIEASEDPIIASHSGVKELRDHQRNLTDEQMEALADNGGVLGIVFYPVFLTEDTEGYVDDVVDHIDYAVDVMGVDHVALGSDFDGAAMPADLQDASELSKITEELENRNYSEENIEKILGQNHLRVMEEVDQEKEAVDTGLSLTPSIEMGGKVGDNTPVLEAEVEGETADESSYNAIVDGIEYEPEFDAETSTVSLEVDEPLKERFHVVTFEAETESGETERETTIFYVDASVDNMQTLVEHFEEEGEFENGQTAQTLDRHLTAVGHYEDQGAKEKASQHMKGLKDMLDHQHEQVLITEHAYSVLTNEADVLIDEWP
- a CDS encoding TasA family protein, with the translated sequence MGIKQQLGMGVTTAVLGLTLIGGGTFAYFSDSAETDNTFAAGTLDLDAEPTEIIDVDNLQPGDTMIRDFELQNNGSLDIDAVTLETDYTVIDQEGDNTADFGEFIEVEFLYNADNLDEVIFQTTLSELQDMEPETISEHVFYPELGDDGLAVDESHDLVVQFNFVSDVEEELNQFQGDALELEWTFTATQTDGEER
- the ggt gene encoding gamma-glutamyltransferase, producing the protein MIGKHWRPGMAIATSFMLVASTALTDLGTDKTAAAEDPLVDEGEDGMVSTSHALASEVGEDMLTRNANAVDTAIAVHFALNVVEPMMSGMGGGGFMMVYDAEEDDTTIVNSRERAPAGAEPDMFLDEDGNEIPFQERVTSGDSVGVPGTLDGLMTASEKWGHLDFETLMEPAIELADEGFEIDGELAGAIDSNRDKLSQSAAEDVFLPEGEPLQEGDHLVQEDLADTMQLIQNEGLDAFYDGEVGQAIADTVQEFDGSMTMEDIRNYEADIDEPVWGEYQGYDIASMPPPSSGGLTLLQMLALLEDFDVGQYGSQDAERYHLLAEVMRLGYADRGEYMGDPEFVDVPFTGLLHPEYIEQRSALIYPDEANEDVEPGDPWAYEDQEPSHGSVEVEEREGTGETTHFTITDQWGNMVSYTSTIEQVFGSGIMVPDYGILLNNELTDFDATPGGANEVEPNKRPLSSMTPTIVFDDGEPYMSAGSPGGTTIINAVFNVVNNVIDHDMGLQEAIEAPRIHSMDYPNISWEEGVPQGARDELEALGHEFDENPSSLGNVQSIMVNHDDGVFEGVADSNRKGAAIGFTLDSASMINLVNRFEDEGEFENEETARDLLLHLTSINHYENQGDDEKVIRHMEEGFNDLLNHQNENGLISEEAHDILQAQADRLIEKLQ
- the sipW gene encoding signal peptidase I SipW; its protein translation is MWHVTRKVISGFTTVLLFTLLVVTLFAVISSQAADGEPNIFGYELKTVLSGSMEPEIQTGSMIAIEPTENPTQFEQGDVITFTNPDDNLVTHRVHEVENDGEQYITKGDNNNSTDSEPVIAENIVGEYTGVTVPFVGYAFVFATSEQGAVLLLILPGVLLLAYSAFTIWRGLRQIEPSKKKEESVSPPRQE
- a CDS encoding TasA family protein — translated: MGVKQQLGMGVTTAVLGLTLIGGGTFAYFSDSVETNNTFAAGTLDLSAEPTEIIDVDNLQPGDTMIRDFELQNNGSLDIDTVTLETDYTVIDAEGDNTHDFGEFIEVEFLYNADNLDEVIFETTLSEFQDMEPEAISEHVFYPELGDDGLPVDESHDLVVQFNFTSDDDVDMNQFQGEALELEWTFTATQTEGEEQ
- a CDS encoding bifunctional metallophosphatase/5'-nucleotidase, translated to MRIAYWVTPMALCLALMLMMNPMADTYADELIEKPDGMFTMTIYHTNDQHGHTEMYPQMIPTLNEAKEEHGDGLLLYAGDVFSGTLYFNEFHGQDSVAFMNEMGYDAFVPGNHEFDLGDVEDGHPELAAFFEVADFPILGANMDFSEDERLGDLGMEGVSDKAEVGMIHDGIILEHKGEDIGLFGLSTEDTRHISSPMDVSFHDYVETAQAMVDQFEAEGIDKIIALTHLGYDNDLLLAQQVESIDVIVGGHSHTEVDPPTVVTENEDGEDIEPTVVGQAGKHGEHIGWMNVTFDENDDVIEVDGELFATEDRDPDPEAEKMLEPYQEQIEELQNEEIGATVVNDLPNPRHGGGNEESVRANETALGNLITDGQLTAARKIDEDVVMALQNGGGIRTGMTAGDVTVAETINVLPFVKRLTLLDVSGEELIEAFETSVSDSPQENGGFLHVSDGTRLTFDSGQASGERVVSLEVEVDGEYERIEADEQYTVATNNFTAAGGDGYEEFAEAYKDGRGTIVGDTDWEMLRDYMAELGEVDYEVEGRIQDVVSEDE
- a CDS encoding M4 family metallopeptidase, whose amino-acid sequence is MAKKWTSSLSMTLIASLVMSSGALANSGTPSDEVPEENSENSRILYQDDADVSVQMQRSVENQKSNADSAKRFLEANKDLFDMANPLQDMEVLEEQTDDEGMTHIRLQQTKNGIPVEGHEVIVHFDKDDNVDSVNGHFNAQVDEMDVVTSSATLQEEEAIENAREAVVAPEDLEEGPEIELVYYPLGDDAHLAYKVNITYRTEDPGNWFVFIDAGTGEVLDQYNTISHMAEAAGLEDEELQNEENKQADASSSVSNAEPDPGAYQSATGPGIGVHGEHRVLNISHKAAANGPGRTFSLFDFSIPNLDGILTYDAEEDFSLPGVPYSNVGAAFDLRDESHAAAVDAHYNSTTVYEYFLEEHGRNSIDNEGMALVSTVHYGEDFANAFWDGSQMTYGDGDDEFFIPLSAGLDVAAHEITHGVTEHTAGLVYRFQSGAVNEAMSDIFGVLVDDSSWHVGDDVMAPAAIEDGRFALRSLEDPGLFDVDEAYWEHGDGSGAYPSHMDEYYDLPIELDNGGVHTNSSIINHAAYLIGQEIGREDLGQIAYRALTTYLTPMSDFDDTRFAFVQSAIDLYGEDSDQAEATGDGFDGVGIE